The proteins below are encoded in one region of Deinococcus ruber:
- a CDS encoding arabinose isomerase: protein MTQSPQPYPLKVGLFGIGLDTYWPQFAGLEDRLKGYVAQVAHTLERPGVEVVNLGLIDSPVKALDAGHALRRADVDIIFLYVTTYALSSTVLPVVMRAGVPVVILNLQPAAALDYAAFNALGNRTAMTGEWLAYCAACPVPEIANVLRRAGIAFHQITGVLEGDPHVWHEVEGWLEAARVRHVMAHNRLGLMGRYYNGMLDIYSDPTLQAITFGTHLQMVELDELAELRRAVIDAEAAERVAFFHDQFDIQPDCDPAELTRAARTSVALDQFIDRHRLGSLAYYAESVPGHENEDVMTSIILGCSLLTARGIPVAGEYEIKNAQAMKIMDTFGVGGSFTEYYALDFAADVVLMGHDGPGHTRIAQGKTKVRPLEVFHGKVGRGLSVEMSVQHGPVTLLSVVESGQSLKLLVAQGESVPGPILEIGNTNSRYRFPLGARGFVEAWNAQGPAHHCAVGVGHIADRLHKLGALLGLEVVQVC from the coding sequence ATGACCCAATCCCCCCAACCTTATCCCCTGAAAGTCGGCCTGTTCGGAATTGGCCTCGATACGTACTGGCCGCAGTTCGCGGGCCTCGAAGACCGCCTGAAAGGGTACGTGGCGCAGGTCGCGCACACGTTGGAGCGCCCCGGCGTCGAGGTCGTGAATCTAGGGCTGATCGACTCGCCGGTAAAGGCACTGGACGCGGGCCATGCGCTGCGCCGCGCCGATGTGGACATTATTTTTCTGTACGTCACCACGTATGCGCTGTCCAGTACGGTGCTTCCGGTGGTAATGCGGGCGGGCGTCCCCGTCGTCATCCTGAATCTGCAACCCGCTGCCGCTCTCGATTACGCCGCCTTCAATGCGCTGGGCAACCGCACCGCCATGACCGGCGAATGGTTGGCATACTGCGCGGCCTGTCCGGTGCCGGAAATCGCCAACGTGCTGCGGCGGGCGGGCATCGCCTTTCATCAGATCACGGGTGTGCTGGAAGGCGACCCGCACGTCTGGCACGAGGTCGAAGGCTGGCTGGAAGCGGCGCGGGTGCGGCATGTCATGGCCCACAACCGCCTCGGGCTGATGGGCCGCTATTACAACGGCATGCTTGACATCTACAGCGATCCGACCTTGCAGGCCATCACGTTCGGCACACACCTTCAGATGGTGGAACTCGACGAACTGGCCGAACTTCGCAGGGCCGTCATCGACGCCGAAGCCGCCGAGCGGGTCGCCTTCTTTCACGATCAGTTCGACATCCAGCCCGACTGCGACCCCGCCGAACTGACCCGCGCCGCCAGAACCAGCGTGGCGCTCGACCAATTTATAGACCGGCACCGCCTCGGCTCGCTGGCCTACTACGCCGAATCGGTGCCGGGGCACGAAAACGAAGATGTGATGACCTCGATCATTCTGGGCTGCTCGCTGCTGACGGCGCGGGGCATTCCGGTGGCGGGCGAATACGAGATCAAGAACGCGCAGGCTATGAAGATCATGGATACGTTCGGGGTGGGCGGCTCGTTTACCGAGTATTACGCGCTGGATTTTGCCGCCGACGTGGTGCTGATGGGGCACGACGGCCCCGGCCATACCCGCATTGCACAGGGCAAAACCAAGGTGCGCCCGCTGGAGGTCTTCCACGGCAAGGTCGGGCGCGGCCTGAGCGTGGAAATGTCGGTGCAGCACGGCCCGGTCACGCTGCTCTCGGTGGTGGAGAGCGGGCAGAGTCTGAAGCTGCTGGTGGCGCAGGGCGAATCGGTGCCGGGGCCAATTCTGGAGATCGGCAACACCAATTCGCGTTACCGCTTTCCGCTGGGGGCGCGGGGCTTCGTGGAAGCGTGGAACGCGCAGGGGCCAGCGCATCACTGTGCCGTCGGGGTGGGCCACATCGCAGACCGTCTGCACAAGCTGGGGGCGCTGCTGGGGCTGGAAGTGGTGCAGGTCTGCTGA
- the ilvD gene encoding dihydroxy-acid dehydratase, with amino-acid sequence MPTYRSRTTTEGRNMAGARALWRATGMQEGDFQKPIIAVVNSFTQFVPGHVHLKDLGQLVAREIEAAGGVAKEFNTIAVDDGIAMGHDGMLYSLPSRELIADSVEYMVNAHCADAMVCISNCDKITPGMLMAALRLNIPVVFVSGGPMEAGKILLKDTLHSLDLVDAMVMAADDAVSDEDVLAVERSACPTCGSCSGMFTANSMNCLTEALGLSLPGNGSVLATHADRQKLFKQAGHLIVELAKRYYEGDDDSVLPRSIATLAAFENAMTLDIAMGGSSNTVLHLLAAAHEAGVEFNMADIDRLSRRVPVLCKVAPAKSDVHMEDVHRAGGIMAILGQLERADLLNRNVNSVHAGSLIDALNRWDVSRTDDETAHTFYRAAPGGIPTQLAFSQSRRYTALDTDREKGVIRSADHAFSQDGGLAVLYGNLAEEGCIVKTAGVDESILKFTGTAHVFESQDAAVDGILSGDVKAGEIVLIRYEGPRGGPGMQEMLYPTSYLKSRGLGKACALVTDGRFSGGSSGLSIGHVSPEAAEGGTIGLVKTGDIIEIDIPERRIHLAVDDAELAARRQQQSEAGWHPAEARPRKITAALRAYASMTTSAARGAVRSI; translated from the coding sequence ATGCCGACTTACCGTTCCAGAACGACCACCGAAGGCCGCAACATGGCGGGCGCCCGTGCCCTCTGGCGGGCCACGGGAATGCAGGAAGGAGACTTCCAGAAGCCGATTATCGCCGTGGTGAACTCGTTTACCCAGTTCGTGCCGGGCCATGTTCACCTCAAAGACCTGGGCCAGCTGGTGGCGCGTGAAATCGAAGCGGCGGGCGGCGTGGCGAAGGAATTCAATACCATCGCCGTAGACGACGGCATTGCGATGGGGCACGACGGCATGTTGTACTCGCTGCCCAGCCGCGAACTGATCGCCGACAGCGTGGAATACATGGTGAACGCCCACTGCGCCGACGCGATGGTGTGCATTTCCAACTGCGACAAGATCACGCCGGGCATGCTGATGGCGGCGCTGCGCCTGAATATTCCGGTGGTGTTCGTGTCGGGCGGGCCGATGGAAGCGGGCAAAATCCTGCTGAAAGACACGCTGCATTCCCTCGATCTGGTGGACGCGATGGTGATGGCCGCCGACGACGCCGTGAGCGACGAAGACGTTCTGGCCGTCGAGCGCTCCGCCTGTCCCACCTGCGGTTCCTGCTCGGGCATGTTCACGGCGAATTCCATGAACTGCCTGACCGAAGCGCTGGGCCTGTCGCTGCCGGGAAACGGCTCGGTGCTGGCGACCCACGCCGACCGGCAGAAGCTGTTCAAGCAGGCAGGCCACCTGATCGTCGAACTGGCAAAGCGATACTACGAAGGCGACGACGACAGCGTTCTGCCGCGCAGCATCGCCACGCTCGCGGCCTTTGAGAACGCCATGACCCTGGATATTGCGATGGGCGGCTCTTCCAACACCGTGCTGCACCTGCTAGCTGCCGCGCACGAGGCGGGTGTGGAATTCAACATGGCAGACATCGACCGCCTGTCGCGCCGCGTTCCGGTGCTGTGCAAGGTCGCGCCCGCCAAGAGCGACGTACACATGGAAGACGTACACCGCGCCGGGGGCATCATGGCGATTCTGGGGCAGCTGGAGCGGGCCGACCTGCTGAACAGGAACGTAAATTCCGTGCATGCGGGCAGCCTGATAGACGCCCTGAACCGCTGGGACGTGTCGCGCACCGACGATGAAACGGCCCATACCTTCTACCGCGCCGCGCCCGGTGGCATTCCCACGCAGCTCGCCTTCTCGCAGTCGCGCCGCTACACCGCCCTCGATACCGACCGCGAAAAAGGCGTGATTCGCAGCGCCGACCACGCCTTCTCGCAGGATGGCGGGCTGGCGGTGCTGTACGGCAACCTTGCCGAAGAAGGCTGCATCGTCAAGACGGCGGGCGTGGACGAGAGCATTCTGAAATTTACCGGCACGGCCCACGTCTTCGAATCGCAGGACGCGGCGGTAGACGGCATTCTGAGCGGTGACGTGAAGGCGGGCGAAATCGTGCTGATCCGCTATGAAGGACCACGCGGCGGCCCCGGCATGCAGGAGATGCTGTACCCGACCAGTTACCTGAAATCCAGGGGGCTGGGTAAGGCCTGTGCGCTTGTCACCGATGGGCGCTTCAGCGGCGGCTCCTCGGGCCTGTCCATCGGACACGTTTCGCCCGAAGCGGCAGAGGGCGGCACCATCGGCCTGGTGAAGACGGGCGACATCATCGAGATTGACATCCCAGAGCGCCGTATTCACCTCGCGGTAGACGACGCGGAGCTTGCTGCCCGCCGCCAGCAGCAGAGCGAAGCGGGCTGGCATCCGGCAGAGGCCCGCCCGCGCAAGATCACGGCGGCGCTGCGGGCCTACGCCTCCATGACCACCAGCGCGGCGCGGGGCGCGGTCCGCAGTATCTGA
- a CDS encoding DUF11 domain-containing protein, with translation MRTSLEWSQLKILLTLLVAVAIPTAAAEGSSELLSSGSYRASMETGNPNKGDLGAASPARKTTLFVYANAGETLALGSSSLLSTLSTTSTAINVYAGEVNLTGTVTATPVKVCKPQADKTGYIETRLQETSGPNTLNSSGYIPCAYTVPTGGTGVYTVEFLAPTPVADNGVTANTVGNAWPTPTATDSSIAAWDVTVVKSGAAVPGRVWTTYLAMNSGGNSRPVVLNLFVQTKDGYLYKMKQNLDPYGFVFFANNKGVTNTSGLPSFQSAPVASATYGSPVVGADTGTNITHKLFFNTPAGDLPSTVGSDWLRTASPTTPPTPTGLTFTGREGTAGYAGSSSGILLGGTFTFTNPGNQSFSYRLTVPLSINGTNSNRVLVGTATPGTNTVDWDGRDGNNKTVAAGSFSYVASVTLFAGEVHFPLLDSENAIGLNITRQTLSDASAGLIYWDDRLLTQTNGVSNNTAGAPNPDVTPAGADSTTTPQHSWNTSFGDKKIMDTWAYYPSSPATASNAVQVRSADISIVKASSVTTAPRGGTVTYTLTIKNLTANTPGQPLTVTVADALPAWATTSSWSCPSGCAATSGTGALSTVVTLTNQTPIVITVTTTVNINNVVGSNLVNTATVTRATDATDPDMTNNTSSVTLVTRDPVTHLDLVKTVRNMTPPRTSAASSNATGLPGDLMEYVIRYTNTGDLAIPNLSVQDTLAGTLTPLGAVLLCPSGTSVILAAAQSYTVPLSNAATCGVGTTVPANGGTGTLTITARLK, from the coding sequence ATGAGGACTTCACTGGAGTGGAGCCAACTAAAGATTCTGCTGACGCTCCTGGTTGCTGTCGCTATACCGACGGCTGCCGCCGAGGGAAGTTCCGAGCTGCTGAGCAGCGGATCATACCGGGCTTCGATGGAGACCGGCAACCCGAACAAAGGCGATCTGGGGGCAGCTTCACCTGCCCGCAAGACCACCCTGTTCGTGTATGCCAACGCGGGTGAAACGCTGGCACTGGGCAGCAGCAGTCTGCTGAGTACGCTGTCGACGACTTCCACGGCGATCAACGTGTATGCCGGCGAAGTCAATCTGACGGGGACTGTCACGGCCACACCTGTCAAGGTCTGCAAACCTCAGGCAGATAAGACCGGCTACATCGAAACCCGTCTGCAGGAAACCAGTGGACCGAACACCCTCAACAGCAGCGGTTACATCCCCTGTGCCTATACCGTGCCCACCGGCGGAACAGGCGTGTATACCGTCGAGTTCCTGGCCCCGACGCCCGTTGCAGACAACGGCGTGACAGCCAACACGGTCGGGAATGCCTGGCCGACACCGACGGCAACCGACTCCAGCATTGCCGCCTGGGACGTCACCGTCGTGAAGAGCGGCGCAGCAGTGCCGGGACGCGTGTGGACCACGTACTTGGCGATGAACAGCGGCGGAAACAGCCGCCCCGTGGTGCTGAACCTGTTCGTTCAGACCAAGGACGGCTACCTGTACAAGATGAAGCAGAATCTTGATCCGTACGGGTTCGTGTTCTTCGCCAACAACAAGGGCGTGACCAACACGAGCGGACTGCCCAGCTTTCAGAGCGCTCCTGTGGCATCTGCGACCTACGGCAGCCCGGTGGTCGGCGCTGATACCGGAACCAACATCACCCATAAGCTCTTTTTCAATACACCTGCCGGCGACCTTCCCAGCACTGTGGGCAGTGACTGGCTCCGAACTGCGTCACCGACCACGCCTCCAACTCCGACCGGGCTGACCTTCACGGGCCGCGAGGGCACTGCCGGGTATGCAGGCAGTTCCAGCGGCATCCTGCTGGGCGGCACATTTACATTCACCAATCCCGGCAACCAGAGCTTCAGCTATCGCCTGACCGTCCCGCTGTCGATCAACGGCACCAACAGTAACCGGGTACTGGTCGGCACTGCCACACCAGGGACAAACACCGTCGATTGGGATGGTCGGGATGGCAACAACAAGACGGTGGCCGCCGGGAGCTTCAGTTATGTCGCCAGCGTGACCCTGTTCGCGGGTGAAGTTCACTTTCCGCTGCTCGACTCCGAAAATGCCATCGGGCTGAACATCACCCGGCAGACCCTGAGCGACGCAAGCGCAGGCCTGATTTACTGGGACGACCGCTTGCTGACCCAGACCAACGGCGTATCGAACAACACCGCCGGTGCGCCAAACCCCGACGTGACGCCTGCCGGGGCTGACAGCACCACGACCCCGCAGCACAGCTGGAATACCTCTTTTGGTGACAAGAAGATCATGGATACCTGGGCGTATTACCCGAGCAGCCCGGCCACCGCTTCCAATGCCGTCCAGGTCCGAAGTGCCGACATCAGCATCGTGAAGGCGTCGAGCGTGACCACAGCCCCCCGTGGCGGCACCGTCACCTACACCCTGACGATCAAGAATCTGACAGCCAATACACCCGGCCAGCCGCTGACCGTTACGGTTGCAGATGCGCTGCCCGCGTGGGCTACCACCAGCAGCTGGAGCTGTCCCAGCGGCTGTGCAGCGACTTCGGGCACGGGCGCACTGTCTACCGTGGTCACGCTGACGAATCAGACGCCGATTGTCATCACGGTCACGACCACCGTCAATATCAACAATGTCGTCGGAAGCAACCTCGTGAACACGGCGACCGTCACCCGCGCCACCGACGCCACCGACCCCGACATGACCAACAACACCTCGTCGGTGACGCTGGTCACCCGTGATCCGGTGACGCACCTCGACCTGGTCAAGACGGTCCGCAACATGACGCCTCCCAGGACAAGCGCCGCCTCGAGCAACGCCACCGGCCTGCCCGGCGACCTGATGGAATACGTCATCCGCTACACCAACACCGGCGACCTCGCCATTCCGAACCTGAGTGTGCAGGACACGCTGGCAGGCACCCTGACCCCTCTGGGAGCGGTTCTGCTGTGTCCGTCCGGCACCTCGGTCATACTAGCAGCGGCGCAGAGCTACACGGTGCCTCTGAGCAACGCCGCGACCTGCGGGGTCGGAACCACCGTACCGGCGAACGGCGGCACCGGAACCCTGACGATCACCGCCCGCCTGAAGTAA
- a CDS encoding PAS domain-containing protein gives MELQASQEKFSKIFDAAPLPMLITCLTNGKFVDANPAFFD, from the coding sequence CTGGAACTTCAGGCCAGTCAAGAAAAGTTCTCGAAAATCTTCGATGCCGCGCCCCTTCCGATGCTGATTACGTGCCTAACCAATGGGAAGTTTGTGGATGCCAACCCCGCTTTCTTCGACTGA
- a CDS encoding PAS domain-containing protein: MAWHTAAELQRTLDLITSINAEGCFVTVNAASSRLLGYPPEALIGRRYLEFVHPDDRERSLENAAQLKEARAMTTLQNRYVR, from the coding sequence GTGGCGTGGCACACGGCGGCAGAACTTCAGCGCACCCTCGATCTCATCACTTCCATCAACGCAGAGGGCTGTTTTGTGACGGTCAATGCCGCGTCGTCCCGCCTGCTGGGTTACCCACCCGAAGCGTTGATCGGTCGGCGCTATCTGGAGTTCGTCCACCCCGACGACCGTGAACGCTCCCTTGAGAATGCCGCTCAGCTCAAGGAGGCGCGGGCGATGACCACGCTTCAGAACCGTTACGTGCGCTGA
- a CDS encoding HD domain-containing phosphohydrolase yields MIRLDWTAVRIGDDMTHAIARDVTERRAATEDLAFLAAIVRASTDAIIGLSLDGRVRAWNAGAEQMYGYPAAEMIGHSITEIVPPELLDEEAQLLTRAFKGEYTPAIETTRLSRSGTRLPVQLSIAPIFDIDGTVVGVSKIAQDISGRRETERQILQLNARLQRQLDHLSGLREIDLAITSSLDLNMTLGIVLDKVRVQVEADAVTLLLLDPSALTLSYAATRGFRTTVLQGSAVRLGEAVAGQVALNRQPVVHNDVEEVPWAAGWRALLAREQLRAYAAVPLVAKGKVLGVLEVLRQQPFDASLGWLETLQTLAGQAAIAVDSAQLFVELEHSNLELGLAYQETIEGWARALDLRDKETEGHSRRVTDLTVQLCQRLQVSAAELVHIRRGALLHDIGKVGISDAILLKPGPLTAEEWVEMRRHPSYAMELLGPIQFLRAALEIPQHHREKWDGSGYPQGLRGTAIPLAARAFAVVDVYDALTNDRPYRAAWPVERALAYVEAEAGTQFDPLVVHAFLALHCDLNASS; encoded by the coding sequence GTGATCCGGCTCGACTGGACCGCCGTTCGGATTGGCGACGATATGACGCACGCCATTGCCCGGGACGTAACGGAGCGGCGAGCCGCGACGGAGGATCTGGCGTTTCTGGCGGCCATCGTGCGGGCCAGTACCGACGCCATCATCGGGTTGTCGCTCGACGGGCGGGTACGGGCGTGGAATGCCGGGGCTGAGCAGATGTACGGCTACCCCGCCGCCGAGATGATCGGCCACTCCATCACCGAAATCGTCCCCCCCGAGTTGCTCGACGAGGAAGCCCAGCTGCTCACCCGCGCGTTCAAGGGCGAGTACACCCCCGCCATCGAAACCACCCGGCTGTCGCGGTCGGGCACCCGTCTGCCGGTGCAGCTGAGCATCGCGCCGATCTTCGATATCGACGGCACGGTGGTGGGGGTGTCCAAGATCGCTCAGGACATCTCGGGTCGCCGCGAAACCGAGCGGCAGATTCTGCAACTCAATGCCCGCTTGCAGCGGCAGCTCGACCATCTCAGCGGCCTGCGGGAGATCGATCTGGCGATCACCTCCAGCCTGGATCTGAATATGACGCTGGGCATCGTGCTGGACAAGGTGCGCGTGCAGGTGGAGGCCGACGCGGTGACGCTGCTGCTGCTGGACCCGTCTGCCCTGACGCTGTCGTATGCCGCGACGCGCGGGTTTCGCACCACGGTGTTGCAGGGCTCGGCGGTGCGGCTGGGCGAGGCGGTGGCGGGGCAGGTGGCGCTGAATCGTCAGCCGGTGGTGCACAACGACGTGGAGGAGGTGCCGTGGGCGGCGGGGTGGCGGGCGCTGCTCGCACGCGAGCAGCTGCGGGCGTATGCGGCGGTGCCGCTGGTGGCCAAGGGCAAGGTGTTGGGGGTGCTGGAAGTGTTGCGCCAGCAGCCGTTCGACGCGTCGCTGGGGTGGCTGGAGACGTTGCAGACGTTGGCGGGGCAGGCGGCCATCGCGGTGGACAGCGCGCAGCTGTTCGTGGAACTGGAGCACAGCAATCTGGAACTGGGGCTGGCGTATCAGGAGACCATCGAAGGCTGGGCGCGGGCGCTGGACCTGCGAGATAAGGAGACCGAGGGGCATTCGCGGCGGGTGACGGACCTGACGGTGCAGCTGTGTCAGCGCTTGCAGGTGAGTGCGGCGGAGCTGGTGCATATTCGGCGGGGGGCGCTGCTGCACGATATCGGGAAGGTGGGGATTTCAGACGCGATCCTGCTGAAACCGGGGCCACTGACGGCGGAGGAATGGGTGGAGATGCGGCGGCATCCGAGCTATGCGATGGAGTTGCTGGGGCCGATCCAGTTTTTGCGGGCGGCGCTGGAGATCCCGCAGCATCACCGTGAGAAGTGGGACGGGAGTGGGTATCCGCAGGGGCTGCGGGGGACAGCGATTCCGTTGGCGGCGCGGGCGTTCGCGGTGGTGGACGTGTATGACGCACTGACGAATGACCGGCCGTACCGGGCGGCGTGGCCGGTGGAGCGGGCGCTGGCGTATGTGGAAGCGGAGGCGGGCACGCAGTTCGATCCGCTGGTCGTTCACGCCTTCCTGGCCCTCCACTGCGACCTCAATGCTTCGTCCTGA
- a CDS encoding ATP-grasp domain-containing protein: MARILLTGGRAPATLELARLFDRQGHNVSVAESWRVHVSRFSRAVRRNVRVPPPRSAYPAFVQALEDAAQHLDFDLLVPTCEEVFWVARAKPLLETWMTVFCPSLSELRTLHDKAAFSELLLKAGLPGPPTTLLRTPADVLAYTNTSRAYVFKPAFSRFGLQTLVRPAAAELASIHPSLERPWVAQEYRGGQEWCAYAVFQAGSVAALAIYPARFPVAGASVYFRAVQHPGIQAWAEAFGRFTGLTGQAAFDFKEDENGLWALECNPRLTSGIHLFRDQPQVVRAFLKSQPHTTLHAAPRSPLALGAAMLLGGYLRSAENRRLCAAARDVIWTLHDPLPALAQPLLAAALAIRAARAGVGLVAATTLDIEWNGES; this comes from the coding sequence ATGGCCCGCATTCTTCTGACCGGGGGACGAGCACCCGCCACCCTCGAACTCGCCCGGCTGTTTGACCGCCAGGGGCACAACGTCAGTGTGGCCGAGAGCTGGCGAGTGCATGTCAGCCGTTTTTCGCGTGCTGTGCGCCGCAACGTGAGGGTGCCGCCGCCACGGAGCGCCTACCCGGCCTTCGTGCAGGCGCTGGAAGACGCGGCTCAGCATCTCGACTTCGACCTGCTCGTTCCGACCTGCGAGGAGGTGTTCTGGGTGGCGCGGGCCAAGCCCCTGCTCGAAACCTGGATGACGGTCTTCTGCCCCTCGCTGAGCGAGCTGAGGACACTCCACGACAAGGCAGCGTTCTCCGAGTTGCTGCTGAAAGCTGGACTGCCCGGACCGCCGACGACGCTGCTCCGAACACCCGCAGACGTGCTGGCATACACGAACACCTCACGGGCATACGTGTTCAAACCGGCGTTCTCGCGCTTCGGCCTTCAGACACTGGTACGGCCCGCTGCCGCCGAACTGGCGAGCATCCATCCGAGTCTGGAGCGGCCCTGGGTGGCTCAGGAATACAGGGGCGGCCAGGAATGGTGCGCCTACGCCGTCTTTCAGGCAGGCAGCGTCGCGGCCCTGGCGATCTATCCGGCCCGTTTTCCGGTGGCAGGCGCGAGCGTCTATTTCAGGGCTGTTCAGCACCCCGGCATTCAGGCATGGGCAGAGGCATTCGGGCGCTTCACGGGGCTGACCGGGCAGGCCGCCTTCGATTTCAAAGAAGACGAAAACGGCCTATGGGCGCTGGAATGCAATCCGCGCCTCACCAGCGGAATTCATCTGTTCCGCGATCAGCCACAGGTCGTCCGGGCCTTTCTGAAGTCACAGCCGCACACGACGCTGCACGCCGCGCCACGCAGCCCCCTGGCGCTCGGAGCCGCGATGCTGCTCGGCGGATACCTGCGAAGTGCCGAGAATCGCCGTCTATGTGCCGCTGCCCGCGACGTGATCTGGACGCTGCACGATCCGCTGCCCGCGCTGGCACAGCCTCTGCTGGCAGCGGCGCTGGCAATCCGGGCAGCGCGGGCAGGCGTGGGTCTGGTGGCTGCCACCACCCTCGATATCGAGTGGAACGGCGAATCATGA
- a CDS encoding GNAT family N-acetyltransferase, whose protein sequence is MKLQTHPAQIEWPPTPDGDYARRALSPLLLNGSAVFVQNGHVRMGVLSDGQVVLPITFDPAWHDTFTVSPVTHLAHYAAQELHKLAPPALDLAGQPLLKLLGLGLRRLGFERTVYVNNWLLSTNLYPHLTPGQLRAATHTLLQAFPDRPLAWRSLDPARHALLIGALEELGYVRVPSRLVTYQDPREAAFWKRSQLRTDASRTRVPVAENVPHQAFTDDDLRAALGLYQQLYLEKYSSYNPQFTLDFLRLARDEQVLELHGLRLNGELKAVRGSVRRAGVLTTPLFGYDLSAPQREGWYRRLSLNVLQDARREGLLVNASSGVGAFKRARGGVAVPEYTLVLAQHLPAPQRHAWHTLAALMEHLLLPLLIRHDL, encoded by the coding sequence ATGAAGCTCCAGACCCATCCGGCGCAGATCGAGTGGCCGCCCACGCCCGACGGCGACTACGCCCGGCGTGCCCTCAGCCCGCTGCTGCTGAACGGTTCTGCGGTCTTCGTACAGAATGGCCATGTCCGGATGGGCGTGCTGTCCGACGGGCAGGTCGTGCTGCCGATCACCTTCGATCCCGCGTGGCACGACACCTTCACCGTGTCACCGGTCACGCATCTGGCCCACTACGCTGCTCAGGAACTCCACAAACTGGCACCACCCGCCCTCGATCTGGCCGGACAGCCGCTGCTGAAACTGCTGGGACTGGGGCTGCGGCGACTGGGGTTTGAACGCACGGTGTACGTCAACAACTGGCTGCTCTCCACCAATCTGTATCCACACCTGACGCCCGGCCAGCTACGGGCCGCCACCCACACGCTCCTTCAGGCATTTCCCGACAGGCCGCTGGCGTGGCGCTCGCTCGATCCGGCGCGGCATGCCCTGCTCATCGGTGCGCTGGAAGAACTGGGATATGTGCGCGTTCCCAGTCGGCTGGTGACGTATCAGGACCCGCGTGAGGCGGCGTTCTGGAAGCGTTCTCAGCTGCGAACCGATGCCAGCCGCACCCGTGTCCCGGTGGCCGAGAACGTGCCGCATCAGGCCTTCACCGACGACGACCTGCGGGCCGCGCTGGGGCTGTATCAGCAGCTCTATCTCGAAAAATATTCGTCGTATAATCCCCAGTTCACGCTCGATTTTCTGCGCCTTGCCCGAGACGAACAGGTACTGGAGCTGCATGGCCTGCGCCTGAACGGCGAGCTGAAAGCGGTGCGCGGCAGCGTTCGGCGGGCCGGTGTGCTGACCACGCCGCTGTTCGGCTACGACCTGAGTGCTCCGCAGCGGGAAGGCTGGTATCGCCGCCTCAGCCTGAACGTGCTCCAGGACGCACGGCGAGAAGGGCTGCTGGTCAATGCGAGCAGCGGCGTGGGCGCCTTCAAACGGGCGCGGGGCGGGGTGGCGGTGCCGGAATACACCCTGGTTCTGGCACAGCACCTGCCTGCCCCGCAGCGACACGCCTGGCACACCCTCGCCGCGCTGATGGAACACCTCCTGCTGCCCCTGCTGATCCGGCACGATCTGTAA